In Citrus sinensis cultivar Valencia sweet orange chromosome 3, DVS_A1.0, whole genome shotgun sequence, the sequence CCAACTGTCTTAACATCTCTCGCAACTTGAAGTGAAGTTGTAAACCGCGAGAAAATCCTGCGGTTCGTATTAACCACGAATCTCTAATAAGTGATTTCCCATGTGCAAGGCACGGCAACAACTCTACAAAAGGGCAAAGAGCGAAGTCAGCTGATGTTCGCTTCACGTTCATTCATAGACGCTTGAGCACCAGATTTCATCAGGAAACTAAGAGGGAAACAAATCTTCAGCAGGTGAAATTTTAATACGTCTAGTAGTGTAGTGCGTAGTGTGCTGTTGTAACATTTTTTTGTATCGATCGATTAATTTTCTGCTGATTTTTCACTTTCCAGAGACTACAAACATAATAATATCAGCTATGGCTACCGCTGTAGCCGCTTCAAGCTTCGTCTCAAGGAGTTATGGACATGAGGTAGCTTCAGGATTGAATAGTAAGGCATCACAGATGAAATTTAGGTGTATGAAGCACAGTGGGCTGAGAAGTTTAAATATCATAGACGAACTCCAAGTGAAAACAATGGCATCAAAACTAGCCACCAGCAGGCAAGCTGGGAGGAATGGATTTAGAAGCCAGAACGGGCCATCCTTAATGATTGTTTGTGGGGTTGGCCTGAATATCCTCTTTGTTGGAACAGAGGTTGCTCCTTGGAGTAAAACTGGGGGACTTGGTGATGTTCTTGGAGGTCTGCCACCAGCACTGGCCGTAAgcttacttttttcttttctcttcatcGTTGTTTTTGGCAGACAGatcaaattgattaaatcatcGTAGATTGATTGGGATATGTTGGATGTCGAATGCATCATCGACTAAACTTGATTCCTTTATTCAGGCCAATGGGCACCGTGTCATGACGATTGCACCCCGATATGACCAGTACAAAGATGCTTGGGATACTGATGTTGTAATTGAGGTATATCAAttctatttagattttttttcctttttttctttagtcctttaatattttctttatttcctgTTGATATAAGACTAAAGATATAGATTTgtgattgaaattttgattgtaGCTGAAAGTTGgagacaaaattgaaaaagttcGCTTCTTTCATTGCCACAAGAGAGGAGTTGATCGGGTGTTTGTGGATCATCCTTGGTTTCTTGCGAAGGTAGTCTTTGTGAATCATTTCTCTTACTGTCTTATGGTCAAATGTTTTGATATGTTTGAATTGTGAAGGGTGTCTCTGAAGTTGCATTTGTTGTGACTAAACTTTCAAGGTGTGGGGTAAAACCCAATCCAAAATCTATGGGCCTAGGACTGGAGAGGACTACCAGGACAACCAACTTCGCTTCAGCTTGTTGTGCCAGGTCAGTGGTTGTAAACACTCTCTAATCTTGCACATTTtgcaaaagaattttataaagatcTAAGGGGTCCAAAAGTCTCAATATAAAAGACGAAGTGTCTGAGACTCCTTGAACCATTGTGGTTATTGTCCTCAAATTTTACAGTTTTAATTCTTACAGGCAGCTCTTGAAGCACCGAGAATTCTGAATCTTAACAGCAACAAATATTTCTCTGGACCATATGGTAAGAAGAGTTATGTGATTCTTACATCCGAGGGTTCtactaaacaaaataaatatgagtaaataaatatgagttgctACTTTAATCTCCTTGTATGTAGGTGAAGATGTCGTTTTTGTTGCTAATGACTGGCATACTTCCCTTATCCCTTGTTACCTGAAAACTATGTATAAGCCCAAAGGGATGTACAAAAGTGCCAAAGTAAGTGCTTATGAGAAGTATTTCAAAAAACCCCTGGCCTGTGCATAGGTAATTGAGAACCCTTATTGTGCTTATTATTCTTTTCAGGTTGTTTTTTGTATCCACAATATTGCTTACCAAGGAAGATTTGCATTTGAGGATTTTGGACTTCTCAACCTTCCAGCTCAATTCAAAAGCTCTTTTGACTTTATTGATGGGTATGGTTCCATTGGATTAGTGTCAGAGTTCTTCATGGTCAAAACTATCCTCTAACTAATCCTATCCTGCAGATACAATAAACCTGTGAGAGGAAGAAAAATCAACTGGATGAAAGCTGGAATATTAGAATCAGACATGGTCTTAACTGTGAGCCCACACTATGCCCAAGAACTTGTTTCTGGTGAAGACAAAGGAGTAGAATTGGATAACATCATCCGTAAAACTGGCATTAAGGGAATTGTGAACGGGATGGATGTCCAGGAGTGGAACCCCTTGACTGACAAATATATAGGTGTCAAATATGATGCTTCAACTGTAAGATTCTTTATGAGAATGAACCTCTTATCATAACTAGCATTCTAAAATCTTGGCTTGTTGTATCAAGATGTCACACAAATTTGTATTCTCAGGTGATGGATGCGAAGCCTCTTCTGAAGGAAGCCCTCCAAGCAGAAGTTGGGTTGCCTGTCGATAGAAATATTCCTGTCATAGGCTTCATTGGTAGACTTGAAGAGCAGAAAGGCTCAGATATTCTTGCAGCTGCCATTCCCCATTTCATCAAAGAGAATGTTCAGATAATAGTCCTTGTAAGTATTACAATTAGAAATTATTCTACCCtatatacttttattatgaCATGAGAACAGCTGTAtctattatgatattttttttcctttttcctgtCACATTCTCTCAGGGTACTGGCAAAAAACCAATGGAGAAGCAGCTTGAACAGTTGGAGATACTGTACCCTGAGAAAGCCAGAGGAGTAGCGAAATTCAATATTCCTCTGGCGCATATGATAATAGCAGGagctgattttattttgattccaaGCAGATTTGAACCTTGTGGTCTCATTCAATTACATGCCATGCGTTATGGAACCGTATGATGTTCTACtggaatttcttttctcttcctcCTACCGGCTCATGCTAATACTATATGCTAGAAATCAAGGCCAAAAATTTGCTTTACACAAGTGTAATCCCTCTGCAGGTACCTATCGTGGCTTCCACTGGTGGTTTGGTTGACACTGTGGAAGAAGGCTTTACAGGATTCCAGATGGGAAGCTTCAGTGTTGACGTAATATACTCATCTCCATCCTATAATTCTAGAGTAATTCCAAGGATACCACTTGATTCAACTGTAATTTCTGTTTTTATCATTGATCAATTTCTTTCAGTGTGAGGCTGTGGATCCAGTAGATGTGGCTGCAGTGTCCACAACCGTCAGAAGAGCTCTTGCAACCTATGGTACTCAAGCTTTGGctgaaatgatgaaaaatGGCATGGCTCAAGATCTTTCATGGAAAGTGAGTATTGGAACTGTGCAAGAAGAAGACTCTTTAATTTAGTGGCTTCAGTTGAAACCTGTCTTTTCAATTCGTTCAAAAGATATCTGAGCTGATATGTTTTTTAATGGGACAGGGACCAGCTAAGAAATGGGAGGAGACCCTACTTAACCTGGAAGTTGCTGGTAGTGAACCTGGAATTGACGGCGAAGAAATTGCTCCTCTTGCCAAGGAAAATGTGGCCACTCCTTGATCGAGGCTACAAAAATCTCCACTTTTATTTTGGACCGCAAACATGTTCCTGTAATTCTCCACAACCCAAGATATTACTTAGGAAATAACATAGGTTGGCAGTATATGCAGCATGCGCTATTTTCAATAATGGTTTGGAGTTGAGACATTAGTGTTTACCTTGtataatgaaatattaagTTCTGTTTTACAGTTTTGTAAAAGGGCTCTGAGGGCTGTCGCCACTCTCCTGAAATGAAAAAGTTCAACTGAACAAGTTTATAGATTCAACGCTTAAcatcaatgtttttttttttttttctttcactttttctCTCGTGTATGCGCGGAGGATTCTACAAACATATTAGAATCTAAAATCTACTAGAATTTAGATCCATACAACTTGTACTATAGTCTAGAAATCATTCCAACTCTAACTTAAAAGTATACTCTCATAAataattgagaaaaataaattattcctGATCCACATTTTTCAGAGTTAAGTTTATAAAATTGTTcactttttttagttttacacctaaatcaaaataaatttttattataatatttatttaaaatttttgtttatgacCCAACATTGTCTTAAGGCAACCTTGCAGGTCTTTACCCAATGGAACGTAACATCTCTAAAGATATACATTTAGGCATAGGGTTGGCAAAACCCCGGGCTAGGTCCGGGCATTGTGATATTTGGACCCGGTCCAGATGTAATTTTTAGATGTTCGGGttaggttttatatttttttaaatattatatgtgtatatattttttatttgttagtaattttataaattttaaatttatttcaataaaatttgacataaaaatataaattttaagtgtttaaaattttatatatgtacaataaatgagtcaaataaatgtaaatatttaaaataatatatattttataatattgttttaataaaatctaggTTCCGGGCCGGGCTCTGAGTTTTTCAAGTGATGCCCAATACCGGTCCGACTTCATACCCGGCCCACAACGCCCGGATACTATTCGGGTCTGGACTGGGCGGGTATTTATGCCATCTCTATTTAGGCATGTTTGACacgtaaaataaaataagatagaGTGagataaaatgagataaaatgagataagatGCGGTCAAATAAGGttagatataatattatattgtgTTTGGtgaaatttaagattttgGACTATAAATAATCATACATTATATTTAGTATATTATCGGATTGGATAGTATCTgatatattttacatattaacttaatcaaaattatctatatattaatttaatcagaATTATGTTACTAATATAttctatatattaatttgagcaaaattatcttaaattaattgttacaCCACAGTCTAAAAAATAAGTTTGCTCcccataaatttatattttagaacCTTTGCATGCTGGCACTGAAAACTGATGCCTTACCACTTGGCTATACTTCATACGGCTTGTTTTGGACGGTAAGCACAGGCAGTTGAAGCATTAAGATTTTGCATAAGATGTTGAACAtggctaaaaaataaaaaaattataaaaataatataaaatataatctaaattaattcCATTTATCAGTAAATATaagcattgaaaaaaaaatgacaaaaccttcccttgattttttttccttgttcaTAGTTTTAAATGAGAGTTTACgcaataatatcatcaacaaatataataaaaaattagtccataaatacaaaaatatattatacaaTAATGTCATCCGTCTATATCTATAAAACTATTTCACATCATCAACAGTCAAGAGTACATTGGCACGTCTGTCATCCCACcatattttgtattaaattaattgataaattgacaaagtatttcaaatattaacttaataataaatttatatatgcaaatttacaattatattgttatttaatgtttatataagtttaaagtaatattataaaaaaattatgagaaatattattatagtttaatCTGAATATGcgttacaatatttttaatatttgttaaataaaataatttattgattaaaaaataaattattcactATCCTATGAATACTTAGGATAACTTTTTTAGCCTTAGAAATGCAATCCGAAAGGTTCTCCTAATGGTAGACCcgttataatttattccaaaTTTACCTTTAGCACTAAACAGGGGATTAGAATTACTTTGACAAAACAGTGCTAATCCcatgaatttttaaatgcCACCAAACAGCTCCTAACTATTCCTTGGTgttctataaataaaaaattgaaagacattgatttttaattataaattaggtGGGGATATTTTCATCCCCTTATTTTTgtaaggaaaagaaattgttagACCCCCCACTATTTAGAAAAAGAGACAAgaatttgtaaaaagaaatataacatATTCCATTtgtttaagtaaaaaaaatatatttaatgcaCAATTACCATTATGTCCTGGGCGGCATATAATTCAGTACAAAGAAGCCTACAATTTCGTATTTTTGCAATTAATACTTGGAATTGATAGGTAATTATTTTGTCCAATTTGGGACTTCAATCAGCTCCCAAACCCGAGCCCTTCTCAAatctcaataataaaaaagcaaatttaaataataataataataatttccatCACTTTCTCAAGAATACAATCACGaatgaatcaaaatcaaaagccAATTCCACACAGTCCGATCCAAATCTAATTGCTATGGAGCATAGCTCCCCGCACATTGATTCCGACAACAACAGTACCGCCACCGCCAATGCCACAGCCTCCGATAACTAAATTAGCCCAAAAAATATGAGCTCTTATACCTGAGGCACTTAATTTTACTTGATTAAATTTCCAAACTTCTCCTTTATttatatagtttttaaaaataacgtAAACttactataattataaatgaaaatatcaccacccttaaaattttaacaaaagtaataaaaatttaaaattttatcgggtaaatttacattttgacTTTAGAGTTTAATTTCCTATTACCTCTCATAAAAATTCCAACCCACCAAAATACTCTCTAAACCcatgttttaatttaattttttattatttaaatatcctTAAATAACACTAATTAAGaggacaaaaaaattaaaaaataacattgcTCTATACACTCACTCAATGAGAAACTTAATTATCATATTCAATTCGTACTCTATTAATTTGCAAATTCAATCCATGATTAATTCGCCTTTTTGTCTATATTTCATCACTTTTTACGTTTTGGATATTGAATCTAcagatgaagaagaaatatctTTTGTCTGTGGACTGGTTTTTTTGAGCCATAGATTACTGGGAAGAATTCATTTTCACATGCCGAagcaaatcaaattttgaatgaaATAAGAAATGTTTATGGGCTTAttctttaaactttaatttgagGGAAGTGGTTTCTTAGTGACAATTTGCCATCAATCATTATAATTCTGAGCGtgggaaagaaaaaggagaaaatagaagttatgtcaaaattttcaaaagtgTATAAAGTAAAATCttgattttgcaaaattaaaattcaatgataggtgtaataaaaaatatgatgtGTTGAGTAGTTTAatgaattcaaataaattcacCCAATTTTAGCTTATCTCTCATAAAATGATaatcataattttcaaaatagcctcttaagttattttaaacCTCAATTTacccttaaaattttttatttcctgaACGGTAAAATTGAGACTTACCATAATTTGAACaatctttattattaaagaatatttaaaaaattgtcataAATCCGAAATTACCTCTGAACTTACAACATACAACTACTTTGACGGTATGCctcaaattaaaatgcaaataCCAAAAATAGAGCCTTATTTCATCCAGAGACTCTAATTCATCAGGAAGCATGACGCTAAAAACACTTTCTGGCTTTCTGCTGAGATTTCACccagaagaaaaaaaacactttCTGGCTTTCTGCTGAGACTTCAcccagaagaaaaaaaaaacccgcATGGTAATATGTCGAACGTTTGAAAGCCAATAActtcaacttaaaaaataccAATAATAAACCTGTTTTCCCCATGACAATGGCCCAAACAGTTAATACCAGTATGGTGAGGTTGTATGAACACGAGCATACACTAAAAAGAATGTCCCATCTAAGAGTAATAGTAAGCACATCGATATCCTGGCATTCTAACCAGGACAAACAATCAATCAATCCtgtgcataaaaactaattaaattggCAATCaatgacaaagaaaataaaaattgatccACAATACTTGTATACATCCAGAATCTCGAACACACAATGCAGAACCAAAGCAACTACTTAACACTTTCTGTTCACTCAAGGTTACCTATACTTCAAATCTTAACAAACAAAGATAGATACTACTAATAGGTCAAAAAGACAATTAATCTTAAGAGTTGTAAACCAGCACCAGACCAAATCATTCTGAAAGGAGCTCCTAATCAAACAAGCTGAAGCCCATATCTTCGTCACTTTCTTCCTTGGGTTCTTCCTGCAAAAAAATTACCCCAAAAAGCACAGAAGTATCAGataaaaaccataaaattcaaaaaggctaatgatttcttttaactaataatttctAAGGCCTTTCAATTACCTTCTTCTCCTCCGGTGGGGGAGCAGCAGCATCAGCCCCAGCACCTCCAGCAGGAGCTGCAACAGCAACTGCACCACCGCCACCACCAGACCCCACATTCATTATAAGATCATCTAAGTTCCGCTTCTCTAAGAGCTTAGCAAACAAACTGGGCCAGTAAGATTCAATAGACACGTTGGCAGCCTTCACCAGTTGTGCAATCTTATCCGTCTATTAACAACAGTCAAAGGAAACACCCAGAGACCCATTTTCCAGAAGCAGGTGTgctattttaaacttttaacagaagatataaaaatatcatagcAATGAAATTGGCCAGACTGCTTTTGGTTTTGCTCCAATAATTTCTAAGCTTTCATCCTTCTTCACTATTTCTCCAGTTTGAGTGTAGAAGACTACCAAACTAAATGAGCAAATAAACccaaataaacttaaaaaatacatgCGCCTTGACATGTACATAACCTGAAGttgacaaattaaaaaaaaaatacaattaagcATATTAATTTCATGACAAGGATACAGTAATGGCGATGCCGTCATCGTGGAGGATCAAACAGGCATAAGTACAAGCAAGCTCCGAAGCCGACATTGCTTTGACTACAATACAACACAATAAGAAGCATcaattcaaatgaaaataCTTACTAGCAATCAACATATACAACTACAGACAACTTAATGAGACcgatgaagaaataaaaaagaaaaaaattgcaaaatattttcttttcaaaatgaaaCTAACTCTAAAAGTACGATAAATTTTCTTTCGCATAGAAATGAAAACGCTGAAATAAAACGGGAGACAAAGCAAAGGCAGGAAGAGCTTGATACCTCAAGAGATCAGACCTACTGCGGATTGCGCCGTGCCCTCTGCTGCGCCGCTGCAAAGTATCGCTAGGGTTTTCGATTGCGGCCAGTTAGGGGTTTTAAAGGGCGTGTGAAATTGGACAAGTGTTGGGCTTAGAGTTGCAGGCCCATTTCCCAATTAGGACCTGTTTACGGTcgtttttactttttactcTCACACctgtaattttctcttcatgTGGGcaatctttttattctttcgtAGATTATAATTGAcgtattttcaataattttcgGAGTCTTGCGGTATCAAATATTGTCCGCATCCAAAAGAAACTgtttttcaagtaattttatttgggaGTTCCTATTCTGAGTGAAGGCTAGtaattcaaaaatgaatttagattttttccatctccttatctttttaaaaataaaaaatttgtattttctttttattatgtaaGTATCTAGTTATTTTCTGTTGTGGTCATGACTGTTAATGTCAATGCCAATTACTAACCCATTGCACCAGTCCACTTCCATATCCACGAGGAAATTAGATATTTGGTAGATGAAAATTCACAGCAAATCTAGAGCACACCGTTTCCCGACATCTACAATAGCATGGTTCATTGCACAGACAGGAAAGGCACTATAATCGCTATGCTCACAGCATAACAGAAGTACTGTATTATGCCACAAATGACATGTTGCTCTAAAATCCAAATGTTGTTAATCAGCATAAAGTTACTACCTTATTTCTATAAAAGTCACCAAACAGACCGAGGATTAACCTCCAGAGCTACAACAAGATTCCCGATAATATGATATAGCCCTCCCAATAACTGGCGTTCTCCATCAAGAGATCAACATTTGGTCAACAGAAACATCACTCGGTTTGCTGATGGCTCAAATTTGCTGCTTCTAAGTTTGCCGGAGAAAAGCCTCAAGTCTTGCTAACCTTGGAAGAGCAACTGATTGTCTCACCATCAGTACAAGTTAGAAGAATTTTGTctacaataataacaattgcCCCAGTATGAGCTATGAACAGCTGCTTAGCTGCTCCAAAGTCTTACGGCAAACATTCAAGTCAGCCGTGTTACAACATACAGATGCCACCAAAGAACTCCACACAGAAATATCTGGCAGCTTAGCCTGGCTGATCATCTCCTCCAACCACATCACAGCTTCATACTGCTTGCCTATTGAGCAAAGACCCCTTATGAGAACATTGTAAGTTTCAACACAAGGCCAATATGATCTGATCAACATCTCCTCCAAAACCCTACTTGCTTCAAGAAATCTACCATCTCTACACAGCCCATCCACTAAAATGCCATAAGTTTCCCCATTAGCAACACATCCAACCTGCTTAGACATCTTCTTCAAATACATAACAGCAACTGCTGAATTCCCTGCATCGCATAGGCCTTTCAACAATATATTATACACCCTAACTGTTGGCACAAAAGTTCCTTTCACCATCTCCTCTTCAATCACTTCGAGTGCTTCATCAACCATACCATCCTTAAACAAAGCTGCTAACTTTGCCTCATACATTACAAGTGATGGCCAAAAGCCCTTTGTCCGCATTTCATCAAGCACTTTATCACCCTCAACAATTCTACCTTCATTATACAAATCAATAGCCATTGCACTATAACTAGCCAAACTGGGAATCCCGCCTCTGATGAGGGCTTCATTAATCAAACTCTTAGCACCTTCTATATCTTCGCCATCATTGCATGGACAAAGATCAATGCGGTGACGACGACTTTTAGGAGCCTTAAGTCCCTTCCTTAAAATCTTTTCAAGAATCTGCATTGCATCTTGAATCTTCCCTTGATCACATAATGCAAATAACAGAGTCCTATAAATCACAATATCTTCACCACTACCCTTTTGAGAGATCCTCCAAAACATAGAATATAACAAGTGAGTGGCCTCATTTAGTCTCCTATCATTACATAAACCCTTCATTAAGATATGATAACTTTCCCTATCCGGATAACAACCTTGAAAATCCATCTCTTGGAAAACATGCAATGCAAGATCAGAACGTCTACGTTGACACAAGACATCCATCAGCAAATTCAATGACTGAATCCGTGACTTCACTTCCCATCCATAACAACTTCTCAAGAAAAGAATATGAGCAGCTTCAAGCTTAGACTCTTTCACCATTTCCTTCAAAAGGGTATTAAAAGATTGAGTCCAATTCACACAATTGAATTGCGAAAGGTTTTTAAACAGAGAAACGGCCTCGTTTAACTGTCCTGCTCTAGCATAAGTCCTGATTGCAGTGGCAAAAACTGAATCTTTACACTCACATGAATCACCT encodes:
- the LOC102577951 gene encoding granule-bound starch synthase 1, chloroplastic/amyloplastic encodes the protein MATAVAASSFVSRSYGHEVASGLNSKASQMKFRCMKHSGLRSLNIIDELQVKTMASKLATSRQAGRNGFRSQNGPSLMIVCGVGLNILFVGTEVAPWSKTGGLGDVLGGLPPALAANGHRVMTIAPRYDQYKDAWDTDVVIELKVGDKIEKVRFFHCHKRGVDRVFVDHPWFLAKVWGKTQSKIYGPRTGEDYQDNQLRFSLLCQAALEAPRILNLNSNKYFSGPYGEDVVFVANDWHTSLIPCYLKTMYKPKGMYKSAKVVFCIHNIAYQGRFAFEDFGLLNLPAQFKSSFDFIDGYNKPVRGRKINWMKAGILESDMVLTVSPHYAQELVSGEDKGVELDNIIRKTGIKGIVNGMDVQEWNPLTDKYIGVKYDASTVMDAKPLLKEALQAEVGLPVDRNIPVIGFIGRLEEQKGSDILAAAIPHFIKENVQIIVLGTGKKPMEKQLEQLEILYPEKARGVAKFNIPLAHMIIAGADFILIPSRFEPCGLIQLHAMRYGTVPIVASTGGLVDTVEEGFTGFQMGSFSVDCEAVDPVDVAAVSTTVRRALATYGTQALAEMMKNGMAQDLSWKGPAKKWEETLLNLEVAGSEPGIDGEEIAPLAKENVATP
- the LOC102620783 gene encoding 60S acidic ribosomal protein P1-like, yielding MSASELACTYACLILHDDGIAITTDKIAQLVKAANVSIESYWPSLFAKLLEKRNLDDLIMNVGSGGGGGAVAVAAPAGGAGADAAAPPPEEKKEEPKEESDEDMGFSLFD
- the LOC102620519 gene encoding pentatricopeptide repeat-containing protein At1g05600 encodes the protein MSVRWPRLLTPTYLSQIIKKQKSPLTALKIFKEAKEKYPNYRHNGPVYASMIGILSESNRITEMKEVIDQMKGDSCECKDSVFATAIRTYARAGQLNEAVSLFKNLSQFNCVNWTQSFNTLLKEMVKESKLEAAHILFLRSCYGWEVKSRIQSLNLLMDVLCQRRRSDLALHVFQEMDFQGCYPDRESYHILMKGLCNDRRLNEATHLLYSMFWRISQKGSGEDIVIYRTLLFALCDQGKIQDAMQILEKILRKGLKAPKSRRHRIDLCPCNDGEDIEGAKSLINEALIRGGIPSLASYSAMAIDLYNEGRIVEGDKVLDEMRTKGFWPSLVMYEAKLAALFKDGMVDEALEVIEEEMVKGTFVPTVRVYNILLKGLCDAGNSAVAVMYLKKMSKQVGCVANGETYGILVDGLCRDGRFLEASRVLEEMLIRSYWPCVETYNVLIRGLCSIGKQYEAVMWLEEMISQAKLPDISVWSSLVASVCCNTADLNVCRKTLEQLSSCS